The Lachnospiraceae bacterium oral taxon 500 genome window below encodes:
- a CDS encoding adenylate cyclase: MKSSNPANHTNYEIEYKYLVDLSQIDYEKFPFAEIEQAYISAAPVIRIRRMDSDYILTVKGSGQVKHLEYELPLTAEEYAGLLPKAEGYLIQKRRYRIPYFFGGKEYTIELDIFKGAFTGFVLAEVEFASEKEAGAFQPPAWFRENVSHDPRYHNSFLAKHGPKQL, translated from the coding sequence ATGAAATCTTCCAATCCCGCTAACCATACCAATTACGAAATCGAATATAAATATCTGGTTGACTTATCGCAAATAGACTATGAAAAGTTCCCTTTCGCCGAAATCGAGCAGGCCTATATCAGCGCCGCGCCGGTAATCCGGATTCGGCGGATGGACAGTGACTATATTCTAACCGTTAAAGGCAGCGGGCAGGTTAAACACCTCGAATATGAACTGCCGCTGACCGCCGAAGAATACGCCGGACTGCTTCCCAAAGCGGAGGGTTATTTGATTCAAAAGCGGCGCTACCGGATTCCTTACTTTTTCGGTGGCAAAGAATATACGATTGAATTGGATATCTTTAAAGGAGCTTTCACCGGTTTCGTCTTAGCCGAGGTTGAGTTTGCCTCCGAAAAAGAAGCCGGGGCTTTTCAGCCACCGGCTTGGTTTCGGGAAAATGTCAGCCACGACCCCCGCTATCACAACAGCTTTTTAGCCAAACACGGCCCAAAGCAGCTTTAA
- a CDS encoding type II toxin-antitoxin system RelE/ParE family toxin, whose product MIYKLLITEHADEQLDKLVYHLIYRLKNKEAAKRLLDAIDDIYDRLISNPQQFPLSGDAYLAAQNYHEAITVPMNYKVIFEIESDAVNVLGIFHQLENYVQKL is encoded by the coding sequence ATGATTTATAAACTCCTTATCACTGAACATGCCGATGAACAGTTGGATAAATTAGTCTATCATTTGATTTACCGACTTAAAAATAAAGAAGCCGCCAAACGTTTGCTGGATGCCATAGATGATATCTATGACCGGCTTATCTCCAACCCGCAGCAGTTTCCGCTTAGCGGTGATGCCTATTTAGCTGCCCAAAATTATCACGAAGCAATCACAGTGCCTATGAATTATAAAGTGATATTTGAGATTGAGTCTGATGCAGTCAACGTGCTTGGTATATTCCATCAACTGGAAAATTATGTGCAAAAATTATAG
- a CDS encoding DJ-1 family protein, whose product MEVKKKALVFLADGFEEVEALTPVDILRRGGVEVLLISVSGRKMVESAHGIRLEADCLLEELTDTQKEADAYILPGGMPGSTTLAEHKGVQALLLAANEDGKLLAAICAAPMALGGWGLLQGKEAICYPGFEKFLTGAKVSSNRVAKDGNIITAKGVGAGFSFGYAILGELVGEEAVSRLKEQMIWQD is encoded by the coding sequence ATGGAAGTAAAGAAAAAAGCATTGGTATTTTTAGCGGATGGCTTTGAGGAAGTGGAAGCGCTGACACCGGTTGATATCCTGCGCCGGGGCGGGGTTGAGGTGTTGCTGATTTCGGTCAGCGGCCGAAAAATGGTAGAAAGCGCGCACGGAATTCGGCTGGAAGCCGACTGTCTGCTGGAGGAGCTGACAGATACGCAGAAAGAGGCAGATGCGTATATCCTGCCGGGCGGTATGCCGGGGTCAACGACGCTGGCCGAACACAAAGGAGTGCAGGCGCTGCTGCTGGCGGCAAACGAGGACGGCAAACTTTTGGCAGCCATTTGCGCTGCGCCGATGGCGCTGGGCGGTTGGGGACTTTTGCAGGGGAAGGAAGCGATTTGCTACCCCGGATTTGAGAAGTTTTTAACAGGTGCAAAAGTTTCCTCAAACCGAGTGGCGAAAGACGGCAATATCATCACCGCCAAGGGCGTCGGTGCCGGATTTTCCTTTGGCTATGCCATCTTAGGCGAGCTTGTGGGCGAAGAGGCGGTCAGCCGGCTCAAAGAGCAGATGATTTGGCAGGATTAG
- a CDS encoding type II toxin-antitoxin system Phd/YefM family antitoxin, which translates to MPQIIPIKELKNTSEISDMCHRADSPIYITKNGYGDMVIMSMELYEGIMDKMAMYHDIEISARQIKAGQVKDAKAALKETRAKYDL; encoded by the coding sequence ATGCCGCAAATTATTCCGATAAAAGAATTAAAGAATACATCCGAGATTTCAGATATGTGCCACCGGGCAGATAGCCCGATATACATTACGAAAAACGGCTATGGTGATATGGTGATTATGAGCATGGAGCTGTATGAAGGCATAATGGACAAAATGGCCATGTACCATGATATTGAAATATCAGCCAGGCAAATTAAGGCGGGGCAGGTCAAAGACGCTAAAGCTGCATTGAAAGAGACAAGGGCGAAGTATGATTTATAA